From Glycine max cultivar Williams 82 chromosome 11, Glycine_max_v4.0, whole genome shotgun sequence, the proteins below share one genomic window:
- the LOC100798324 gene encoding 60S ribosomal protein L15-1, giving the protein MGAYKYVSELWRKKQSDVMRFLQRVRCWEYRQQPSIVRLTRSTRPDKARRLGFKAKQGYVIYRVRVRRGGRKRPVPKGIVYGKPTNQGVTQLKFQRSKRSVAEERAGRKLGGLRVLNSYWVNEDSTYKYFEVILVDVAHAAIRNDPRINWLANPVHKHRELRGLTSAGKSNRGLRGRGHLYHKARPSRRATWKRNNTLSLRRYR; this is encoded by the exons ATGG GTGCCTACAAGTATGTTTCAGAGCTATGGCGCAAGAAGCAGTCTGATGTCATGCGCTTCTTGCAGCGGGTGAGGTGCTGGGAGTATAGGCAGCAACCTTCCATTGTTCGCTTGACAAGGTCGACCCGCCCTGACAAGGCTCGTCGCTTGGGCTTCAAGGCTAAGCag GGCTATGTGATATACCGTGTTCGTGTTAGGAGGGGTGGCCGAAAGAGGCCAGTTCCCAAAGGTATTGTTTATGGGAAGCCCACAAACCAGGGTGTTACCCAACTGAAATTTCAGCGTAGCAAGAGGTCAGTTGCTGAGGAGCGAGCTGGACGGAAGCTGGGTGGACTTAGGGTCCTCAATTCTTACTGGGTGAATGAG GACTCTACTTATAAATACTTTGAGGTGATTCTGGTGGATGTGGCTCATGCTGCTATTAGAAATGATCCCAGAATCAATTGGCTCGCCAATCCAGTGCACAAGCACAGAGAGCTGCGTGGGCTCACCTCTGCTGGGAAAAGCAACAGGGGTTTACGTGGCAGAGGACATCTGTACCACAAAGCACGTCCATCTCGCAGGGCAACCTGGAAGAGAAACAACACCCTGTCTCTCCGCCGTTACCGCTAA